Part of the Branchiostoma floridae strain S238N-H82 chromosome 11, Bfl_VNyyK, whole genome shotgun sequence genome, TTGGTCTTAGGCCGTTGATGTCTTTGCACAACCTGTAAGCCTCTCATCGagcagaataaagacatcatttgACCCCAAACCGCGTAGCTTTCTCCTTGTGTCATCTCGGAGTACGTAAGAGTAATTCTGTATTTGTAAAGTTTGCGGCCCTCATTGTCCCATCATTCTCTGTCCAGTCCAGCCCAAGGCCAGTGATACATGTAAGATAGCCCTTCTGCCACTCTACTTTACACAACAAGCATGAACAAGTTTAGGAATTTTGTTTTACTGTACATCTATTTTTAAAGTTACTAGTAGTGGGCCCCAGTGTGCCATCATTCTCTGTCCAGTCCTGCCCAAAGCCATGGCCAGTGAGATAACCATGTTCCTAACTTTCTAAACTTGTTTGCGCCTGTTGTCTCAAGTCTCACTCCACTTCAAACAACAGGCACGGACAAGTTTAGAAAGTTTTTTGTACTGTATTTGGAAAGTTAGTGGTCCCAAGTGCCCCATCAGTCTGTGTCCAGCCCAGCCCAAGGCCAGTAAGATAACCCTCCTCCCACCGGGGACGCTTCGCTCGTTAGCTGTGCTGAGCTGTGGAGTTAGCTCGTTAGCACATTAGCCTGCTAATTAGCTTCTGTGCATGTGATTGATCTAAGCCCACATTAAGTTTGGTTCTTGGTTTTTGGTTGTTTGGAGGTATAACTTTCAGAAGAGCCCAAGAAGGAttgggaggaaaacttgcatCTGACTATTCTCACTCCCTTAAACTATGCAGGCTTTTaactaggattttataatagggagtccaaacttactgGTGAGTCACgataagtgactattgtaggggggtccggggggcatccaccttccatggtgcagagtttttgatgattttaagttaaaatagtgcattctaaggtttcCCAAgtggcaaaaatactgttacagaggtcacagtagaagattgagaccacagatgacctggtagcatccctggtcaatcagaatttcatgcttgtcaaggattttctccccagtgtaagggcgtccaggggcatcaaatttcttgttattctaagaaaagtgcgtccagatgacgcgttgacgcatgtcTGGCTAAAAGCCCGAAACTACGTGTaccaaggtacatgtaggtcatgtgGTTTCCTATACAAAAAGGAAgaagcaactgttaataactcaactttctggcATAACTGGCatacaaacataccctcatatgaacgcttggaaagtagaaaccctcccctgtcacacccacctcaaaattGCTAGGATTTCTACATatttgaggaaaaaaaatcttttagaTTTAGATCCGGAACTAGTTttgaccaccatcaatttgcatagCAGATGGCTGGCACTTTTAATCTTCCAGTTCCGTGCTACTTTTATATGTCAGAACCTACAAATTGAATTTAGGTGGCCAGAGAATGAATACGTAATAATGTCTAAGGCAGTGAAAGTGATTGGCAGTGAAAGTGATCAGCCCTGACACCTGCTAAAGTGGGACGCAGGTTTCATCAGTGGGACTGATTGTTCAGGTGAGGGGAGGTGGTCCTGATTACCTGAGATTACCTGAGACTTATAAAGTCATTTCAGGAAAGTGTTTAGTCTGGTCCAATCCTGGTAGTAAACGAGATGAGGCTGTTGAATCTGTTAGGTGCTAATTACTGACCAACATCTTGGATAGGGACGGAGCTGTCCTGAATCTGGGTTAACTCTCATCAGTTTTTTCTCACTGGTGAGTTACTATGTTGTCACTGGAGAAAAAGCTTGGGAAAGAGAGTGTTGGtaggcaacctgagtcaaaagccatgCAGGTTTcaacatcaacatttcaggttgcccctcctccaagttattactttatTCAGATATCAGCTACCTATctgttatcttttcttccagttacatgtaattacttacttaatatgttttatcttatcaagaaatagaTGCAAAAGCTTATACACGTgggtgggggaaaagcagtgttctaagtgcaaaatttcaggttgcgcagtgtGCTGCCTTGgtttaaaataaagttgcaccaagcaaactgtggttgcaagtgtgcaagtgggtattttgaaccctgcatCCATCACTCtccttcagcatcactagaataaAATGGTAGATCAAGTATTTAGTACATCTACCtgtaactagaaaaaaacaggtGAACATGTAAAACTCAATGAAGGATTGATTTCTGCAGGTGAGTTCCAGTTGGAGAAGTCTGGCCGATGATGAGGTTTTGTGGCAGAAGGTGGGGAGGAGTCTCGGGTGTGACCTCAGTGCAGGAGGTCAAAAGTGTAAGGAGGTCGTCAAAACGCACATCGAGACAGACAGGAGGGTCACAAGCAACTGGAAGGTGAGATAACTCAGTCTTGGTGTGGTTAACaattctgtgtgtgtgtgtgtgtgtgtgtgcgtgtgcgtgtgtgtgcatatgtttgtgtatgtgtgcgtgtgtgcatgcatgcatttGAACCTTTGTTCGTGATACTGAAGCTCAAATCAGCTTGCAGGGCACTTTTACTGTGGGTGTTTATGTTTGAGAGTGTGTGTgcaagagagagaaagagtgtgtgtgtgtgcacatgtctGTGTGTATAATTTTGATGTTTGTGTCACTCAGTTGTCATTTTGTTCAAGGTCTATTCATGTTTGTATGTAGactataaaaaaattgactaaaaGAAAGCTAGTCAGTACATTTGGTCTTTTCCCATGAAGtttctgaataaacaaacaaacaaacaaacaaacaccatttCCTCCCCTCCCCCAGAGCCGTGTGGGACAGATTGACTACCTGGAGTGCGCCATCGGAGGGTTCCTGTCTGCTGTCAGCTCCTGTGGGACCCACATCGTGGCGGGGTAAGGGCGtggctgtcaccatggcaacctcaTACTTTTCCTAATCAGAAATTCATGTgactttactttgtttgcagtTTGTCTTCCTAGTGAGGTCTTTCAGTGTCTTCAGGAGTAAATCGTTTATTTATTTCCATCAAATGGCAAGACAAATGCACTCTAACAGCTGTCTGGGGCTGATGTGGAGTGTGATTTACATGTGATTTGGGGAttagagaaaatgttgtgtttctcaAGACTTGATGTGATACAGCAAACTAACTTGGCTGTGTCTTGGTCATGGTGCCACCTGTGCTCCAATGCAAGAAAGTTGCGGTGACTCCTTAAGGGCGAGATTACCTCCTTAATGTTCTTGGGTCCCTGTACAAGACAAATGACTCCAGTCCTTAAGAGGGAGATTAACTCCTCAATGTTGCTCAGGTCCCTGTACAGGACAGGTAACTCCTTAAGAGCAAGATTAACTCCTTAATGTTCCTTAGGTCCCTGTACAGGATAGGTAACTGACCTTAAGAGCGAGATTAACTATTTAATGTTGCTCGGATCCCCATACAGGACAGGTGACTCCAGGTGACAGAGCCTCAGGCTGATTTGGCACTTAAATCTAATCTGACAATGAAGACATTAGGCCTGTCCAGTTCAAGATGTCTCAGAAATGCAGGTCCACTTTCTTAAGGTCCATCAAAGTGATGACACGGGGGTCATGTGGTATAACGTCAGGGGGCttgacccagaacccagaggtccttaAATCCTGTCTTGCTACcaacattgtgcccttgggaaaggcacttgacatgactttcctcactatacaCAGGTGTAGAAATGGATATCTGAATTCAAATGCGAAGGTAAAAGtcaatggaaggagagggatggactctgcctcccaataccgtgccctagacacagtggataacaacttactgcccctatggcctcaaaaaAGCTGTGGAACTACCTTTGCTTTTACCTCTTACCTCTTAGTCTTTAAGTTAGTGATTCCCTCTAGGAGACATCCATATAGGGAATAGTAGGCTGTTGAATCTGATGCTTGCACCCCATTTGGAAGATAGTGTGTTCCCTGCTTTTGAAGCTGTTGCTCTCCCTCCCTCTGTTGAACGTGTTGTAGTTTGAAGTTAACTGTACAAAAAAGTCCAAACTTGACCTTTTTCTAAAACTCCGTTCCCTGTTTAGCATTATGCAATAAGATTTTATTACTGTAagatttacaaaacaacaacaagaagctGACTTGCCATTGCCTGACACTGATTTTTCTATGATCTACTTTACATGCAAATCACTCTCCTCAGTTTACAAACTTGGTTTATAAATCAGCGTACCAAACACGGAAATGACAGAGAAATGTGGCTGTGGTATTTTCAGCACTCAGTGAGGAATAGGCCTGACATACAGTAGTGTACAAATTCATGTATGCGGACTGGTATACTCACTGCATGCTGTAAATCtataatgttagttcacctttatccgcagggtaacctatatccagtGTTTCTAAGCATAGGGTagttaggaatatcaagttgacttTCAGTAGTTTTGAattgccatattttcaaaactgtattgcagtttgaaaccactgttgaCAAACATGCTCTGTAAATCTTTAAatattctgtatatttttaaaagtttggtTTTAATTTCATTAGTCACTTTTCCATCACACCCCAAACCAAGACCTACATGTAATCAGATGCAAAACTAATTGACTCTTTACAGAGATTGAATCTaaaatactactgtaaatgcagaaactttcactttggtttaatgttcgcggtttttgcgctggccgcttcactgcaaccttaaaaccaccgcgaaatttttccatggcattaagaaactacagtgcatggtgctactgcgaacttaaaaccaccttgaaaagtcctttttcccgcttccgcgaaatgaaatccccacgaacttaaatgcatttacagtacgatGTATTTTATAGCTCAATCTTAGGGCCGTAGAACTAGAACCCTTATTCCCAGTTATAGAAGAAGAAATGACACCCAGAAAAGCTTTCAGTGAAACAAAACTGGATCAGGATCCAATTCCCTTCTCTGCGGAGCTGACATTCCTAACACGGAATTGCCAAAGACGTCTTAATCCGTTCCTTATCAGCAGGATTAGCGTCTAATCCCTCCCCCAAGACTGGCCCTATCCTGTACCCCTGTAGGACTATCTCTGATCCGTGGGTTATTGATTATCGGGGTTTGTCGTCTGTCGTGCAATAAAATTGTTAGTCTTTTTGACAGCCGGATAATCTCATCGGCTTGTGTGAGCCTCCTCGATTAGGCAGCGTCAATACAAacacttgtttcttttttttttttcaatggacCGTCTGGAAATTATTGGTATTTGTTACAAAATCAACTGTTATAACTATTATACTGCTAGCTGATAATTCAAGGTTcaagccacaccaatttatttctttgtacTGTAGACATTTTAAATTAAAAGTGATTCAGTGATTccttttttttgccttgccgccggcaaggctttacgccagctttcttccatggatccatggatggacggacctgttaacccagcccttccaaagccccttccaaaggcccttctttccttgccgagtttcatggcttagttagacaatggtacattccaggcgagtattaaaacgctcttctagacgcatgttactgtatgtggtccagcgtaataaatctacgctttaactcaccatgtttatataaagatatatcacaaattgcatcagaaggaacttagtttgtaataaaatataatgcatattcattgtgggtcaaaaagttttacaaaacctgtttaatgtgccaataattcatctgacataaattatgataatgaggggggaggggggcgacatgtggaactcaggatttttaagcgtagaatctagtctaacttaccaaaataacataaaggcacagcttttttaaaaagatttcttgtttcaataaacttgagtttccttgggttggcatgatatgaataaaatacaacCTGGGGTATTCTAGGCTCTCCTGCAGGTTGGATGGCTGTTATGCGATCCTACTGCGGTTGGGCCTGATTGATATtgttgggtgggccgactactccttcttcgcagccaggggctgaatttcAAGGAGATTAAAATACgtggggctaaattgcaagggtctagagcaagctgccattccctaccactcaggtgacctcagtacGACTGTCGAAATGtgtggagcgagctgccattcgacagtaattgccccaggtgcggccatgggactgtaagaccccgttcacactcaaaaaaatgaagcggcttcaacgtcgaagccgcttgatccggatcgttttcttgagtgtgaacgctccaagcggcttggattgtcaccgatccggctcgtttgcaatccatccctgggaggtagtttgagacacttgtgaacaagccgcttggctgaaatcgcgagtgtgaacgcaacgcgggatagattctatgcaaatttccgatttgccccctgtttgaggttatatatccaggtatcgggagcaggaacacacgccacactgacaggtttgctcacgttactgatttttgtgcccaatgataatgtctggaaagaaaaaaaaatcgctgtagggtcaaggcaagtggaatgggaagcaaacaaagctttttttttcacgcgaagagagaggaaacacagcaagctaaaacaaaatcacaaaaaacaagcatatctttgaacagctttctctctggatcatgatataagactataAAGAGTGGGTTTGAggaaacctacaaacaatgttgtaaaaaagtacctgaagtccaggtacggaattgtgtgcgattaatcggattgtctgaaatgagtgtgaacgtaatttttttgaagcggcttgcccgttgaagcggcttcgacgttgaagccgcttcatttttttgagtgtgaacggggtctaagtTTTGAACGATAAGGAGTACCTTGTGTTGTGTTCTATATTTAAGGTATCTTCTTCCTTCTAGGTTCTCAGAAGGAATAGTCCGGCTGTGGGACGTCCTCGCAGATGAGAACACGCCCAGCGTGCTGTTAGAGTCTACCCAGGAGCAGGCTGTTTGTAACGTCTCTGTCAACCCCACCGTCACCGTCGCCTCTTTCGGGAACGGTACGACAGTTGAGAAGTTTTCTTCTTCTCTAGGTCCCCCTCTAGGAACCTCTAGGTTcagcagttttgttttcttgatcCTCTGGTGATTTTTCTCAGTAATAAGTGAGCAAGATAGCATATTGAAAACTGTGAGGAAGGTCAGAATTTGACTGTCTGCAACGTCTTCGTCAACGCCACCGTCACTGTCGCGTCTTTCGGGAACGGTATGACGATCaagatgttttcatttttctcttGGCCACAGCAGTTTGTTTTCTTGGTCCTCTGGTGATTTTTCTCAGTAATAAGTCAGCAAGATAACATATTAGAAACTGTGAGGAAGGTCAGAATTTGACTGTCTGCAATGTCTTCCTCTACGCCACTGTCACTGTCGCATCTTTCGGGAACGGTACAACGATTTTAAgatgtatttttcttctttaggccacagcagtTTGATTTCTTGGTCCTTTGGTGATTTTTCTTAGCAAAAAGTGAGCAAGATGGCATATTGAAAACTGTGAAGAAGGTCAGAatttgactgtactgtactcccagtactctgtttttttttttaattttctcttCTTCTCTTATAAgttgcttgatttttttcttaacatGGCCAAAAAGAAGAAATTGACCTTTCTTTCACTCTTCTGACTCATTTAACAAACTTATATAATTTTTTCTTTACTCTAAGAAAATTGGCTAGGAATAATGCAAGAAGTAATGCACAGTTCTTTGTCTTGCATAAAATGAAGTTGAAGTAGCAACCTTTCGATCCTAAGAGTCgtcaaccctaaccacaagatgACCTTGCCGCCTTTAAGCTGTTTTCACCAGTTTCAGCCTCAatgttcaaaacctacagtaccttggccgcacttAGGGCAAttacagtcgtattgaggtcacctgagtggcgctgaatggcagctcgctccagacacttgcgatttagccccgcccatTGTAAGCTCCCtccaattcagcccctggctgccaagagtgagtagtcggcccacccaataacaaaaacaagaacaaTGTTGGATTTCTGCACCATCATCGTTTTTTTCTTCCCACCACCTCCAGGTGATGTGAGCATCTGGAGTACTGAACATGGAGGCACCCCCCTGCACCACTTCACCCTGGACCAGGGGGGCCCCCCTCAGATCTGCACCTGTCCAGGGGGGGCCGTGGTGGCCTGTGCTCGAGGCTCGGTGGTCAGGGTGGACTCTCCGGACGCTGTGGGGGTCTGGCACTGTCGACAGAACTTCAGCTGTGATAAAAAGGTCAGCAGTAACAGCTGAGGctcagcatatacatgtatatatagaatacaacacggtgtatcacccgaggtaccagcctgaccgCGGGTAGGATTTCCCGACAGctgaaggccggagggtgatccgacccgcgggagggctgggaccgagtgtgaaatgcaccagaagttgacaaaatgttgtgtcctcaaacaaaacattgtaacaacagcaattctaacgtccgaatccggtatttgaattttccaccgtgccgtattcggcccgttcaaaatagtttgatttactcgaaggaagcctgtgtgatacaacttagaacccgtgtgatacggaaagtatcacacggtccggaacactcgtatcaaacgttttcgcgtcacaggtatgacataatgtgtATATTCTCTGTCTTGTCTGTTATTCTCAAGTGTTCAGGCGAGGGTAAGACTACTTGAACATGAATGTGACTGATTGATGATAGACGTCTAGGTGCCTTTGTCCATTTAATAGGTCTTCCTCAGGTTCTTGTCAAGTGACGACCTCATGTCCTTTAGGATTCCCGAATCTGGAAAGACGGATGTTGAATATATGTATACGAGATGCAGTTATACTCACTGTCTGGTCAACTGGCTACCAATTAATACTGCTATTTGTTGAATTTAGTTATCTGGGTAATTGGGACATATTTTAAAAGTAAGAACTCAGCAAGATGTCATGATGAGGTCATGGGTtggaaaacttgaatctgactacAAGGTATCTTGACCACGGTTCTAgccgtccttcagtcctttgaaggaattttgcagctggggacagaaacaaatttgcccattccgtcctctgtgatggacaaaaatctatatgtaaagtcagtaaagatataaaaaaactgtctttttgtgtaatttttcaccaaaacagatgaacagcttactctaccagcaaaatctacaccgcaaaatgcaggaaattgggtttcagagggtctagatttcaaaatttttcaggggagtatgcccccggatccccttAGGAACGTTATGCCTACGGCTCGAAGTCTTTTTATTTCAGATCCAAAATCGAGGGgattgaaaatgatttcaggctggctacaaccctgatcttgactccctgaaactgtgtgtaccaaggttCAGACTTCCCCTCAGACCATGTCAATCCTTCAGTGTATGAGAGTGAACAgattgaactacatgtagcagGTCATTGATATGCCTGTTAGATGAATGGGACTTTGTGTTCCTGACTCAAAACGATCCTTCACATCTCCTCAGGTGTCACACCTGACTCTAGTACAGAAGGGCGGGCCTCCAAATAAGGCGCTGTCCGACCACCTGGTTGTCATGGCGACAGACTACGACGTGTACGCGTACCGCCCCCACCGCCTGCCGGAGGAGCGACACAGGTTTCACTCTCTGTACGGCGCCGTGGTGGCGAGTCTGGACGCCACGTCGGAACGGGCAGCCGTCGCTTCCACCTGCTTCGGCGTCTCCCTGGAGGACGTCTTCAAGGTGGCGtcactttctctttctttttcactTTCGTTTTCACTTTCGTTTTCATGGGAAATCTGGACTCCACAGCGGAATGGGCAGCAGTCGcctatgctaacatgatttacatttgagtgacatttgcttCAAGTTAGTTAGTCGGTCGTTCAACCAGTTTTtatagttagctgtacttgtatttgattattctgctagttcattctagtgatgctgaagaatactgatggatgtcactcgaaacgttcgGAAGTAAATATCTGTTATTTATCCAGTTCTAGAGATTGAATTATATTTGAATGACCTTATAAATAtagtaacagttacagtactgtacagtttGTTCTCTCTGGCACATCTGTTGGAAGATTTAGCTCAACCGTTTACTGGGCTCCAATTTATTAGAACCCTTAAAGTCAAACTGCcaagcccggatatatccggcacacctATACATACCCTGTGTGCTGtgcccggatatatctgggatAGCTTATGGCAGCGCACGAACCCTAGAAGTGAGGGACTTCAGCTTTGTtcgggggttctttttggaggtcagcggccaacccaggcactgatagcatttcatggggctgaaactctggcagtttaacgGTTATTACAACACTTTCGCTTTCTCCCATCTGAGGTCACCTTCTACTTTCCCTTTCTCCCCCCAGGTGCAGTGCTACTGTCTGGACACGGGGAAACAGCTGACCAGTCTGCGGGGTCACCGGGGTCAGGTCACCTGCATGGACCTGCGGA contains:
- the LOC118426274 gene encoding F-box/WD repeat-containing protein 8-like isoform X3; the protein is MARPEELKEFVEQWKQEIHSSNHKEAAGPSGQGQNIRVQRTQGFSSVGSRWEGGAGSSKQQQQQQESLTEKSPPDRLSRPPSCNQDASNQHYPPFALADQLLQGETAESLLSGRHVVKRLRTDACAGPVSPGEAPEPRGNQHSLLEQLISDLDEINEIPFFEVSLPRELALQIFQHLSMEDLCRCAQVSSSWRSLADDEVLWQKVGRSLGCDLSAGGQKCKEVVKTHIETDRRVTSNWKSRVGQIDYLECAIGGFLSAVSSCGTHIVAGFSEGIVRLWDVLADENTPSVLLESTQEQAVCNVSVNPTVTVASFGNGDVSIWSTEHGGTPLHHFTLDQGGPPQICTCPGGAVVACARGSVVRVDSPDAVGVWHCRQNFSCDKKVSHLTLVQKGGPPNKALSDHLVVMATDYDVYAYRPHRLPEERHRFHSLYGAVVASLDATSERAAVASTCFGVSLEDVFKVQCYCLDTGKQLTSLRGHRGQVTCMDLRNSPPNMLVTGAEDKRVRVFDLRTPQPVLNQYAHPLGVSCVQYMINT